The genomic segment CCGCGCCGTCGGCTTCCCGGTGCCCGCGCCGATCTTCTGCGACGAGTTCACCGCGGTCCTGCATCGCCGCCTCGCCCGGGCGATGGCCCACAACCTGCGCAAGCTGGTCGGCCGCGCCGGCCTGACGCTCTTTGTCGCGTCGTCACAGGATGACTTTCTCGACGACTTGCAGCCCGATCAGCTCGTGCGGCTCGGCGGGCCGGCGCCGCGCGTCGATGCCTTTGTTCCCCGGTCGCGGCGATTCTCCCTGCATCGGCGGCTGGTCGTCGAACCCGGCTCGGTTTGCGACTACAGTCTCTTTTCCGCCATGCACTATCGCCATCGCGACGGTCTGGGCTTCGTCGACAAGGTTTTCCTCCTGCGGGAACAGCCCGGCGGTGAGCCTCTCGGCATCCTCGTCTTTGCCCACGGATCGATGGAGCTGGCCCTGCGCAACCGCGCCACCGGCGGGCGATTCGTCCGAAACCTCCGCCGGCTCAACCGTGAGCTGCGCGTCCTGCGCCGGCTGGTCATGCACCCCGACGTGCGCGGCTGCGGACTGGGGCACGTGTTCGTGCGGCGCACGCTGCCGCTGGTCGGCGTGCGATTCATTGAGTGCCTCGCCGCGATGGGCACCGTCAACCCGGTGTTCGAGCGTGCCGGAATGCACCGGATCGGCCAATGCGCCCTGCCGCGCGGGCGGCTGGCGATCCTCGAACGCATGCGCCAACTGAAGCTGGACCCCTTCAGCGACGGCTTCTCAAGCCAGATAGCAAAATATCCCCGCGTGCGAAGGCTCGTCGTCGAGACCCTTCTCGGCTGGTCGCAGGTCACCCACAGCGCCAAGGGCTTCCGCCTGCGAGGCCGAAGCCCCGACGAGCTGGGGCAGACGTTTCGCCAGGTGCTGGGCGAGCCGCCGGTTTATTACCTCTGGGACCGCGAAGGTGAGTACCCTCGCGCGGATCTGCGTCCCGATGCGCAGCCTCGCCTGGCAAACCATTCGCCACCGCGACCGCGCGCCACCGCGACAAGCCGAAAACTCGATCCGCGCGGTTGAGTGTCCCCCGGCCGGCCTGCTCGTGGAACCGTCATCGTTGACCGGTTCGCGGAGAAAAAACCGGAGCGATGGACGCCTTCCGAATTGCAGAAGCCGGGCCGGACTTGGTACAATATTTTTCCGTGAAGTGGGTAAGCCGCACGGTCTCACCCTTCCCCCGCCGCGCGACCGGCCCATCGCGAAACGCTGTTGAAAGGCGTCGCGTTGATTAATTTGTCTCTATTAAGGAACCCGACCATGACCCGCTATCGCCGAGTCCGCGCGCGCTGGTGCGCCGCCGTGCTGATCCTTCCGGCCTTCGCCGCGATCGCATCGGCGCAGAATCGAATCGCCCCCTGGCCTCTGCCCGGCACGTACCGGCCCACCGTCGAGGAACGCAGCACGCTCCCGGCCGACATCGTGCAACAGGTTCGGCAGCCCGCGCTCGATCTGAACGCCATCCTTGCCGAAGACGACAAACTCGCCGAGGAAGGCGGCGCACCGCGCTACGCCATCCCCCGGCCGGTCCAGCTCTCTCCCCGAACCGACGGCCTGTGGGAACAACTGGATGCCGACACGCTGCTCTGGCGGCTGCGCATCACGGTTGAGGATGCCGTCTCGATCAATCTCGGCTTCTCGCGCTTCGTGATGCCCGAGGGCGGGCGATTGATGCTGTATTCGTTCGACATGCGTCACGTGCTGCGCCCCTACACGCACGAAGACAACGCCGACCACGGTGAGCTGTGGACGCCCCCGGTCGCCGGCGGCGATCTCATGCTCGAAGTCACCGTGCCAGCCTCGCTCGCGACGCTGCTCGAGCTGGAATTGACGTCTGTCAACGTCGGCTATCGGCCGTTCATGATCCCGCCGGAGCTACAGGACCTGGGCGCGCCGCGCTCGGGCGCCTGCAACGTGGACGTGATGTGCCCGGAGGGCGATCCCTGGCGCGATCAGATTCAGGCCGTCGGAGTCATTTCCACCGGCGGCAGCCGCTTCTGCACCGGTTTCATGGTCAACAACACGTCAAACAACCTCGTGCCGTACTTCATGACGGCCAACCACTGCGGGATCAACTCCGGCAACGCCGCCTCGCTGGTCGTCTTCTGGAATTACCAAAACTCCTTCTGCCGGCCGCCGGGCAGCCCCGCCAGCGGCCAGCCGGGCGACGGCGTCCTCACGATGAACCAAAGCGGCTCGACCTTCCGGGCCGCGGCGTCGGTCTC from the Planctomycetia bacterium genome contains:
- a CDS encoding ATP-binding cassette domain-containing protein produces the protein MHEKTDSAAELHLRVIREPAVTPLSPRKRAICWDFGIPPHEGSHVVADNLRLAARPGTITALIGPSGSGKSSILQAIADQVGQAVWVGREKLDKRSSIIDLVAPRRPLATVMRILTACGLGEPRLWVRSPEDLSDGERFRAALARAIGRAVGFPVPAPIFCDEFTAVLHRRLARAMAHNLRKLVGRAGLTLFVASSQDDFLDDLQPDQLVRLGGPAPRVDAFVPRSRRFSLHRRLVVEPGSVCDYSLFSAMHYRHRDGLGFVDKVFLLREQPGGEPLGILVFAHGSMELALRNRATGGRFVRNLRRLNRELRVLRRLVMHPDVRGCGLGHVFVRRTLPLVGVRFIECLAAMGTVNPVFERAGMHRIGQCALPRGRLAILERMRQLKLDPFSDGFSSQIAKYPRVRRLVVETLLGWSQVTHSAKGFRLRGRSPDELGQTFRQVLGEPPVYYLWDREGEYPRADLRPDAQPRLANHSPPRPRATATSRKLDPRG